The Amycolatopsis sp. 195334CR genome window below encodes:
- a CDS encoding MaoC family dehydratase N-terminal domain-containing protein, with translation MPLDPSFAGRSYPPDSAYAVSRAKIAEFAESIGDDNPLYHDPEAARAAGYPDVIAPPTFLTVVNLRAINVIVGDPELGLDYSRMVHGDQNFVHSRPVHAGDVIELTTHIDEIMTRAGNDFITLRAEITDTEGAHVCTTRAQLVVRGEGA, from the coding sequence GTGCCCTTGGACCCCTCGTTCGCCGGCCGGTCGTACCCGCCGGACAGCGCCTACGCCGTGAGCCGGGCGAAGATCGCCGAATTCGCCGAGTCGATCGGCGACGACAACCCGCTCTACCACGATCCCGAGGCCGCCCGCGCCGCCGGTTATCCGGACGTCATCGCGCCGCCGACCTTTCTCACCGTGGTCAACCTGCGCGCGATCAACGTCATCGTCGGCGACCCGGAGCTGGGGCTGGACTACTCGCGGATGGTGCACGGCGACCAGAACTTCGTGCACAGCCGCCCGGTGCACGCGGGCGACGTGATCGAGCTGACCACGCACATCGACGAGATCATGACCCGCGCGGGCAACGACTTCATCACCCTGCGCGCCGAGATCACCGACACCGAAGGCGCGCACGTGTGCACCACGCGCGCCCAGCTGGTCGTCCGAGGGGAGGGCGCGTGA